DNA sequence from the Malus domestica chromosome 06, GDT2T_hap1 genome:
CACCATGCAAACTCTCACTCTCCACGCATCCAACAGGTGTCCCTCACTCCCTCCACTTGTCCCCTCCACCGATGTCTTTCTCTtcctttaaacccaaatccacctcctcatcttcttctcactCTCATTTCTCGACCTCCGCCGATCAAaccaaacccagaaaaacccTGCCAACCCTAGCTCTCTTAATATCTCATATCAATGGCTGAGGCCCACTACCGCTGGCAGCAACCACAACACCAAGGGTACCAAACCAACATCCAGTTCGACAATCCAAAACACCAAGGTTACCAAACTCAGTACCAGTatgaccaacaacaacaacaaaacggCTCCTCGGCTTCGAATATTCTGGCAATTGCCACCCTCGTTCCAGTAGGGGGCACTCTACTCTTCCTTTCAGGGCTCACTCTTGCCGGTACCATCATTGGTCTGGCGATGACTACTCCGCTTTTTGTTATATTCAGCCCGGTTTTGGTCCCAGCCGCTCTAGTCATATTCCTGTCTGTGACGGGGATATTGACTTCGGGGGTTTTTGGTGTCACGGCCCTCTCGTCTTTCTCTTGGCTGGTCCGTTACTTGAGCCGATCTCGGCTGCCCCAGACCATGGGCCAGAAAGTGCAGGAGACCACGGGGTATTTGGGCCAGAAGATGCAGGAGACGGCAGGATATTTGGGACAGAAGGTGCAGGAGACTGGAGACTTTGTGGGCCATAAGATGCAGGAGACTGGAGGTCAAGTGGGCCAGATGACCAAAGAAGCGGGCCAGACTATCCAGGACAGGACCCAGGAAGGTGGTAGGGATCAAATAACCAAAGAAGGTGGCCGGGGCAAAGAAAGCGGCCGGGGCCGTGAAGGCGTTAATGTTACAGTCAAGAGTTGAAGTTGAAGAGTGGATCATagttatatattatgtatatgggCGTCAATGGCTAGTGGCTCTTTCTATGTTGTTTGTGTGTTTAGCTTTCTGTTTTCTACTTTCTGTACTACTGTATGTATGTAGCGTTTGACAGTTGTAGTTCCGTGGATGTGCGATGTAATAAATGGCTGTGCTATTTTTCAGTGCCTGGTTCTTTTGTACCGGTTGAAGTTTGAATTTCCAGTTCTTCCTTATCACATGCTaaattttagtgtttttaacttccGAGGCAAGGAATTTTAGGCTTTAGCACAAGTCATGTTTGGTGACGTTTATATTATTCTAAGGCTTCCTTTATGGATTAGAAAGGATTAGGGTTACAAAATGCAACGAAAGCCCTTCTATGAATGCATAAAATCCGCTATGAAACTCATTTGTTTGCCGCTTTCAACTGGCTTATAACAATTTTCTAACACCATAACATTTTACACTTTGTTTTAACCGGTCTTGAACCCGTAACAAAGTGTCTAGCGAAATGCAAGTAATTGCAACCCAACCGCGTCACAAAACGTCTagcattatatataaaatagAAAACTAGATATTAATCTTTAAATAAGATGAAGTTTAGAAAAAAGTCTTATACGAGATTAAAAATTGACTTCAGACCCTAGAttttatttatatgcattcaatgtctttttttgtataattttatGGTGTctataattttatgaaaaatattGTAAATTTTAATACTCATTTGAATTTAAGTGAATTAGcttttatttgttgatatattgCATCACAAATTTATGGTAAGTATTTTATACGAGAAAATATATTGGTAGAGACTTTtcggtatatttatgtttttgcatCAATAATTTATTACAATATATTTCGGTATGTACATTTTAGTATACTAGTTTAGTACAATATGTTTAGGTACGCATTTTTggtacacttatgtttttgtatgttttcttatgtgccactaGCTCATTATAATATATGCAGTTAAATACGAACATTTCAATACACTAGTTTAGTAATATATATTATGGTGCGGACGTTTAGGCACAATAATTAGAGGAAGTTAAACAAAACTAATGAATGaaaatgtgtataataataaatttaaaatttaatgtggagacattaaaaaaaagatatccattaacaaaattatatataaatttaaattaatcacacattaaataactaaaattaataTGTAATCTAACCCTGAGTttttatgacacaccccgtcccgaaggagggcatgctggccgtcacgtgagagtgacgtaaccatttgcacagtacggaagctttaattatacaatttataatttgatacacccgaaggtgagtcctaattttatccaatctgtcagaagcccgctgaattcctcgtagtcaccacacctttgtgattcctgaacctggaggggcgcaaaaccaaaattgagtgggtcagtaaaacaattcttttccaattccaaacatttctcaaaacgttataacccctctccgtaaaacctgtatactttcccagaaatgtaaaatataaaaatacatatatattctcaatacttacttttcattaactcaacattttcatatcagttatgccatgccatgtctaatttgaacagttaagtatgaatgcatcaacaataatcatatcaggtgcaagaaagaaatcaaccggagaccttctaatagccctgtacggttgaatctagagctcaaaatctatcactatcactctgccggagtcacctctgtgacctgtacggccttctgcacataggttacgctctagtgcttctctcattaatcatctgtgcacataatctaaggtcacccaccagtcgaaatctcactaacactcttcgactggcccgtcgcacccactccgcgtggactgtgcgaccagcatctacttggatccaaggcgagcgtgcgatgcggtgaatactataagcactaaaccaaggtgcaggatttgagctcaatatacatcaacatcatcataacagtaattaaatactcacctgatactcacctgtgcgtccgccgcaccattcattcatatgcatcatatatctcaaatcatacttttcatattatttcatgcatggcaattcaatttatatttccatatatatatttcatatacttctatgcatgaTCTTTCAATTCACGTTTTCATATCATTCTATAtacctttcatttaaaacataatttcattctaattcaatttctgggaaatcgtcaagtatatatatatacggaaaacaaaactgcccactcacagattaCATCGACGTCTCGTAGGTCCCTGAGCATCCTTTGGCCATGCCCGATGTCCGTATAATCCTCGCCTATACGAGAAGTAACCAAATTGACGTTATTTAACGCATAATCCCACTCTTAGctaataactcctcatatattgctcaaattgggtatatgaatataccaccgtgacctacacaacctcaggatcatccccatatttttaaaataatttttggagtcctcACGCGCCTCCACGCGCCtaacgtggcacggacctacgcgcggcccacgcgcagccacgtgccaggcacactgacggtacagtgaacggcgttaggaatattccaggaatattccgttaaaaactaacggtttccgttaaagttaactaacggcgtcggaatattccgtcaaacttgacggaagattccctgtcttctccggcgagtcgccggtcgccggcggctgttcgccggtttctggaaaattttcaaatccactattctccttcgtttttcaaccaatttcttcgcattttataccaaaatgaagcatttcacatgtactatcacgttggaagggttttaaggcctaaaaactacgagatcataccttccaaaattcctcaatttcggccaaactcgaacccgacgatcccgacgtccattttgttcaaacgaggcactccgagcctccttggaacttcctaagactcgtggtgatctttgtttaacctaaaacacaaccaaaattaaGTTCGTGAACAGTGCCATTACACGGGGTGTTTTGAAACTAGGATTTCAGAAATGAAACTTACCTGAAACTTATACCCCCGTGCTCGTGAAGTTCCCAAGATCACGAAGATGATCTTAGATTGGACGTTGGTGCACGTTTGTGGCTGTTCTTGGTGTTTGTCCGAGAGCTTGAGagagttcgagagtaagagagagagagtgttttctgaagaataagagagagagagtgactagggagatgagagagagacaacAACACGGTTTTTGGGGAAGGATTTCAGGAGGTGGGGATCCCACCTAAGTCCAAACACAGATAATTTAA
Encoded proteins:
- the LOC103428284 gene encoding oleosin Cor a 15-like yields the protein MAEAHYRWQQPQHQGYQTNIQFDNPKHQGYQTQYQYDQQQQQNGSSASNILAIATLVPVGGTLLFLSGLTLAGTIIGLAMTTPLFVIFSPVLVPAALVIFLSVTGILTSGVFGVTALSSFSWLVRYLSRSRLPQTMGQKVQETTGYLGQKMQETAGYLGQKVQETGDFVGHKMQETGGQVGQMTKEAGQTIQDRTQEGGRDQITKEGGRGKESGRGREGVNVTVKS